Proteins found in one Pyrus communis chromosome 15, drPyrComm1.1, whole genome shotgun sequence genomic segment:
- the LOC137717714 gene encoding calcineurin-binding protein 1 isoform X2: MFSIAAINDTESKGKWEPLAPTKEAQEFHLSQTYHEGLHKLQVKEYKKAAELLESVLKDPLIENVQVDGSVSDCHLLQLRFLALKNLANVYLQQGSAYYENALRCYLQAVEIDTKDSVVWNQLGTLSCSMGSLSISRWAFEQGLMCSPNNWNCMEKLLEVLIAIGDEVACLSVAELILRHWPSHSRALHVKRTIEESEPVPFAPRGIDKLEPKHVRLKFIDKRKATDENLEEGAASKKLKQIIDLNLAEASWAALVDALLDILLPLTGCQSEMGDAKSYQSGDVRLILHLPPSSESTIGFEERKGFNLSPISGNAVFGDCNTERTGVVIEKATNFLDFQPQERRSTRLERLRSRKPGKEDIEFANGKDQAKAVLQYLEPFVAGRSGSKDSGHSSVSCPDQANPWDTEYGDVSRFIKKTSNNYGAFHVAHLLLEEAASRGLLYQDAFVKFLELERITRNWGKDRSPECCLFLAELYYDLGSLSSDVSRLSEFMSEASYHLCKIIESVAVEDECIFGLKRFFSTDGISVNTSVCQDVSLGGSLTSNSSFWVRFFWLSGRLSVLDGNKEKAHQEFCISLSLLEKKENTNDSQCVIRLPYCKVVKELTIYRILHEINILKVDFLMEKTLGEMIEKEMYMECMSLLVPLLFATKNAPPDALPLRLVDKGGEEITSVELSALDILIKACEKTKPMDVAVYLNCHQRKLQILMAAAGIDECLDSCKSLLLKSGSNTRYASDIDTKESASKQCWNLLVAEEVKAISHCVSQVKNLIDQSGASDTIPMSSIGDMQCLLLSVMYNVASIFLSKKSSDLANTDQIERSCFIEASIAFCRIQHLNAMINVKTQVDLIVTMHDLLAEYGLCCAGKGGEVEEGTFLKFAIKHLLALDMKFKSNINSSNQETTQSSEQLCLNCPAKMSLKESKSDIDLEMVHTGMDDTSAVGRDACDGIPSKSTSLDNAVDKDSMELESGKQHVDGSGGKFNRSEESDQLNEAGDELIEDEREELELKIDYALDQCFFCLYGLNIRSDSSYEDELVVHKNTSPGDYQTKEQCADVFQYILPYAKASSRTGLVKVRRVLRAIRKHFPQPPEDVLAGNAIDKFLDDPQLCEDKLSEEAGSDGFLETVTKIILPDARNLKQQKTSPVGSLEPYLDVYCNLYYFLALSEEMNATDKWPGFVLTKEGEEFVQHNAKLFKYDLLYNPLRFESWQRLGNIYDEEVDLLLNDGSKHINVAGWRKNATLPQRVETSRRRSRRCLLMSLALAKTPVQQDAAWTMFCENSMRHFKKAFAHKQDWSHAYYIGKLCEKLKFSYETSLSYYDKAIALNPSAVDPVYRMHASRLKILCACGEQNLDALKVLSTYAFSQSRKDSIMTILGNMDSENSYSPKDKSTQENTGEKNEDLLKLEVWNMLYSDCLSALETCVEGELKHFHKARYMLAQGLFRKGESGALERARDDLSFCFKSSRSSFTINMWEIDSTAKKGRRKTPGVSGSKKSLEVNLPESSRKFITCIRKYLLFYLELLEKTGDICTLERAYISLRADKRFSLCIEDLVPVALGRYVKALISSIRQAKTVGSGATSNSEHILEKVFCLFMEQGNLWPEICALPEIKVTETSESSLYGFLHEHITTLEKNGKLDTLEAINEKIRKRFKNPKLSNSNCAKVCRHASIAWCRSLILSLAQITPTQSEITSEIQVLKPSDMLENSQLLCVDLQTDELWSSAFEDPAHFKSLEEKRKPIFSKIKNLIVKKASDENLEVASSLLRSSYNFYRESSCVMPSSGVNLYLVLSWLAKDTQLRPTMDGAEILDLSIPRKLLLWAYTLLHGRYTNISFVVKHCEENAKSKLKKGAGTSSVSPNTSIPNTGIMHTGYARDGADHTGTSDAEATPVKTIAATSFPEDSIQSANPPPSSVLQAGLFASPVLQHCNNSVTERSNTTADGGGSDIS, from the exons ATG TTCTCGATTGCAGCTATCAATGATACGGAGTCCAAAGGCAAATGGGAACCTTTAGCTCCCACCAAAGAAGCTCAG GAATTCCATCTTTCACAAACATATCATGAAGGGCTTCACAAATTGCAAGTCAAGGAATACAAAAAGGCTGCTGAGCTGTTAGAATCCGTCCTAAAAGATCCTCTTATAGAAAATGTGCAG GTGGATGGTAGTGTTAGTGATTGCCATCTGTTGCAACTCAG ATTTTTGGCTCTGAAGAACCTTGCCAATGTTTACCTTCAACAAGGTTCAGCATATTATGAGAACGCTTTACGATGTTATCTTCAAGCTGTAGAGATTGATACCAAAGATTCTGTTGTCTGGAACCAGCTGGGAACATTGTCATGCTCAATGGGTTCTCTCAGTATATCCCGTTGGGCATTTGAGCAAGGGCTTATGTGTAGCCCTAATAATT GGAACTGTATGGAGAAATTATTGGAAGTTCTTATTGCTATTGGTGATGAGGTTGCATGCCTTTCTGTGGCTGAGTTAATTTTGAGGCATTGGCCATCACATTCTCGTGCTTTGCATGTCAAGAGAACCATTGAAGAGTCCGAGCCAGTTCCATTTGCTCCTAGAGGTATAGATAAGCTAGAACCTAAACATGTCCGTCTAAAATTCATTGACAAGAGAAAAGCTACTGATGAAAATCTGGAGGAGGGCGCTGCATCCAAGAAGCTGAAGCAGATCATAGATCTAAACCTTGCAGAAGCTTCTTGGGCTGCTCTTGTTGATGCACTCTTGGATATCTTACTCCCGTTGACTGGGTGTCAGTCTGAGATGGGGGATGCAAAATCATACCAATCTGGAGATGTCAGATTAATTTTGCATTTACCTCCTAGTTCAGAGAGTACCATAGGATTTGAGGAAAGGAAAGGGTTTAACTTATCCCCAATCAGTGGAAATGCTGTATTTGGTGATTGTAACACTGAACGAACAGGTGTtgttatcgaaaaagcaacaaATTTTCTAGATTTCCAACCACAGGAAAGGCGGAGTACTCGTCTTGAAAGGCTTAGAAGCCGTAAACCGGGGAAAGAAGATATTGAATTTGCTAATGGTAAGGATCAGGCCAAGGCTGTACTTCAATATCTAGAACCTTTTGTTGCTGGTAGATCAGGAAGCAAAGATTCTGGTCATAGTTCTGTTTCATGTCCTGATCAAGCTAATCCATGGGATACTGAATATGGTGATGTGTCcagatttattaaaaaaacatcaAATAACTATGGTGCTTTCCATGTGGCTCATTTGCTTTTAGAGGAAGCTGCGAGTAGAGGTCTTTTGTATCAGGATGCATTTGTTAAGTTCTTGGAGTTGGAAAGAATTACAAGGAATTGGGGGAAGGATAGGAGCCCTGAATGTTGTCTTTTTCTTGCTGAACTTTATTATGATCTTGGGTCGTTGTCTTCCGATGTTTCCAGGCTATCTGAATTCATGTCTGAGGCATCTTATCATCTTTGTAAAATTATCGAATCAGTAGCCGTGGAAGATGAATGTATTTTTGGGCTTAAGAGATTCTTTAGTACTGATGGAATATCCGTGAACACCTCTGTTTGCCAGGATGTATCATTAGGTGGTTCTTTAACAAGTAACAGTTCCTTCTGGGTTCGTTTTTTCTGGTTAAGTGGACGGTTGTCTGTTTTGGATGGCAACAAGGAAAAAGCCCACCAAGAATTCTGTATCTCATTGtctcttttggaaaagaaggaaaatacgAATGATTCCCAATGTGTGATCCGCCTCCCTTATTGCAAGGTTGTGAAAGAGTTAACCATTTATAGAATTCTCCAtgaaattaacattttaaaggTTGATTTCTTGATGGAGAAGACTTTGGGTGAGATGATTGAGAAAGAAATGTACATGGAGTGCATGTCCTTGCTTGTTCCACTTCTATTTGCAACAAAAAATGCTCCCCCTGATGCATTACCCTTGCGCTTAGTTGATAAAGGCGGAGAGGAAATTACTTCTGTTGAATTATCAGCACTGGACATTTTAATCAAAGCATGCGAGAAGACAAAGCCTATGGATGTTGCTGTTTATTTGAATTGCCATCAGCGGAAATTGCAAATCCTTATGGCAGCAGCAGGGATTGATGAATGCCTTGATTCCTGTAAATCCTTACTATTGAAATCAGGATCAAACACTCGCTATGCTTCTGACATAGACACCAAAGAAAGTGCAAGCAAGCAGTGCTGGAATTTATTGGTTGCTGAGGAAGTGAAGGCTATTTCTCATTGTGTGTCACAAGTGAAGAACTTGATTGATCAATCTGGGGCTTCT GACACTATTCCAATGAGCAGCATAGGTGATATGCAATGCTTGCTCTTGTCAGTAATGTACAACGTTGCAAGCATATTCCTCTCTAAGAAGTCCTCTGATCTAGCAAATACTGATCAAATTGAAAGAAGTTGCTTCATTGAAGCTTCCATCGCTTTCTGCAGGATTCAGCACCTCAACGCTATGATAAATGTTAAAACTCAA GTAGACTTAATTGTGACAATGCATGATTTACTCGCTGAGTATGGGCTTTGCTGTGCCGGGAAGGGTGGTGAAGTGGAGGAGGGAACTTTTCTTAAGTTCGCAATTAAGCATCTGTTGGCCTTGGATATGAAGTTTAAATCTAACATTAACTCGTCAAACCAGGAAACAACTCAATCTAGTGAGCAGCTTTGCCTAAATTGTCCTGCCAAAATGTCTCTCAAGGAATCAAAATCAGATATTGATTTGGAAATGGTGCACACTGGAATGGATGATACAAGTGCTGTAGGAAGGGATGCTTGTGATGGGATACCTTCCAAAAGCACTTCACTTGACAATGCCGTAGATAAAGACAGCATGGAATTGGAAAGTGGAAAGCAACATGTAGATGGGTCAGGTGGCAAGTTCAACAGATCCGAAGAAAGTGATCAATTAAATGAAGCTGGAGATGAGCTCATTGAAGATGAAAGGGAGGAACTTGAGTTAAAAATTGATTATGCATTGGATCAGTGTTTCTTCTGCTTGTATGGTCTAAATATTAGATCTGATTCATCCTATGAAGATGAGTTAGTTGTGCACAAAAATACTAGCCCCGGTGATTACCAGACAAAGGAACAGTGTGCTGATGTTTTTCAGTACATACTCCCTTATGCAAAGGCTTCTTCT AGGACAGGATTAGTTAAAGTTCGACGAGTACTCAGAGCCATACGCAAACATTTTCCACAACCACCAGAAGATGTTTTAGCTGGAAATGCAATAGATAAGTTCTTAGATGATCCTCAATTGTGTGAAGATAAGCTCTCAGAAGAGGCTGGGTCTGATGGTTTTCTTGAAACCGTAACAAAGATTATACTCCCTGATGCGAGAAACCTTAAACAACAGAAGACATCACCAGTTGGGAG CTTGGAGCCGTATCTGGATGTCTATTGCAACTTGTATTATTTCCTTGCCCTGTCTGAGGAAATGAATGCTACTGATAAATGGCCTGGCTTTGTGCTTACGAAGGAAGGGGAAGAATTTGTACAACATAATGCAAAGCTCTTCAAATATGATTTACTTTACAATCCTCTACGTTTTGAAAGTTGGCAGAGACTCGGAAATATCTATGATGAG GAAGTAGACTTGTTGCTAAATGATGGCAGTAAGCACATCAATGTGGCAGGATGGAGGAAGAATGCTACTTTACCGCAAAGAGTTGAGACAAGTCGAAGGAGGAGCAGACGGTGTCTATTAATGAGTTTGGCCTTGGCAAAGACACCAGTTCAGCAG GATGCAGCATGGACGATGTTTTGTGAGAACTCAATGAGACATTTTAAAAAAGCTTTTGCTCATAA GCAAGATTGGTCACATGCTTACTATATCGGAAAGCTCTGTGAAAAGCTCAAATTCTCTTATGAGACATCGTTGTCATATTATGACAAAGCTATTGCTCTAAATCCATCAGCTGTTGATCCAGTCTACAGGATGCATGCTTCACGCTTGAAGATACTATGTGCATGCGGAGAACAAAATCTAGACGCTTTAAAG GTTCTTTCAACATATGCCTTTAGTCAATCAAGAAAGGATTCTATCATGACAATTTTAGGTAACATGGATTCTGAAAATTCATATTCTCCTAAGGATAAAAGCACACAAGAAAACACTGgggagaagaatgaagatttaCTCAAATTAGAGGTGTGGAACATGCTTTACAGTGACTGTCTTTCTGCCCTTGAAACTTGTGTTGAAGGGGAGCTTAAACATTTTCATAAAGCCAGATATATGCTTGCTCAAGGTCTGTTTAGAAAGGGGGAAAGTGGTGCATTGGAGAGGGCAAGGGACGATCTCTCCTTTTGCTTCAAATCATCTCGCTCATCATTTACAATAAATATGTGGGAGATTGATAGCACGGCCAAAAAAGGAAG GCGGAAAACTCCTGGTGTTTCTGGAAGTAAAAAGTCCCTTGAAGTTAACTTACCTGAAAGTTCTCGAAAATTTATTACTTGCATTCGGAAATATCTGTTGTTCTATTTGGAACTGTTGGAGAAGACTGGAGACATCTGTACTCTTGAACGTGCTTATATATCTCTTCGAGCTGATAAAAGG TTTTCACTATGCATTGAAGATCTTGTTCCAGTTGCACTAGGGAGGTACGTTAAGGCCCTGATTTCATCCATACGTCAAGCTAAGACTGTTGGCTCTGGTGCTACAAGTAATTCCGAGCACATACTGGAGAAAGTGTTTTGTTTGTTCATGGAGCAGGGGAACTTATGGCCAGAAATATGTGCTTTGCCTGAGATTAAAGTCACAGAGACGTCGGAAAGCAGTTTATATGG ATTTCTCCATGAACATATAACAACATTGGAGAAAAATGGCAAGCTGGACACCCTTGAAGCCATAAATGAGAAGATACGGAAGAGGTTTAAGAATCCAAAATTGTCAAACAGTAACTGTGCAAAAGTTTGTAGGCATGCTTCCATTGCTTGGTGTCGATCTCTTATACTGAGCTTGGCACAGATCACTCCCACACAGTCTGAAATCACCAGTGAGATTCAGGTCCTTAAGCCATCAGATATGCTGGAAAATAGCCAGCTGCTTTGTGTTGATCTACAAACAGATGAATTATGGAGTTCAGCATTTGAGGACCCAGCCCATTTCAAAAGTCTCGAAGAAAAACGGAAacctattttctctaaaataaAGAATTTGATAGTTAAGAAAGCTTCGGATGAGAATTTGGAGGTCGCCAGCTCTCTGCTTCGATCTTCTTATAATTTTTATCGTGAGAGCTCCTGTGTGATGCCCTCATCTGGTGTCAACTTGTATTTGGTTCTGTCTTGGTTAGCAAAGGATACACAATTGAGGCCGACCATGGATGGCGCTGAAATCCTTGACCTTAGCATTCCAAGAAAGCTTCTCTTGTGGGCTTACACATTACTGCATGGCCGTTACACAAACATCTCTTTTGTTGTAAAGCAttgtgaagaaaatgcaaag TCTAAATTGAAAAAAGGAGCTGGAACCTCATCAGTGTCCCCGAACACAAGCATACCCAACACCGGCATTATGCATACAG GTTATGCGAGAGATGGAGCCGACCATACTGGAACCAGTGACGCAGAGGCCACTCCAGTGAAAACCATAGCAGCCACCTCATTTCCCGAGGACTCCATTCAATCTGCCAATCCACCACCTTCCAGCGTACTTCAAGCGGGTTTATTTGCTTCTCCCGTACTGCAGCATTGCAACAACAGCGTTACAGAGAGGAGCAATACAACAGCTGATGGAGGAGGTTCGGACATAAGTTGA